In Citrus sinensis cultivar Valencia sweet orange chromosome 2, DVS_A1.0, whole genome shotgun sequence, a single genomic region encodes these proteins:
- the LOC102625978 gene encoding probable galactinol--sucrose galactosyltransferase 5, giving the protein MAPSISKVASGVRTLVDGSDNQSTNIDITLEDSKLHANGHVFLSDVPDNVTLTPSTATATEKSVFSNVGSFIGFDSFEPKSRHVVPIGKLKNIRFMSIFRFKVWWTTHWVGSNGRDLENETQLVILDNSTDTGRPYVLLLPIVEGPFRASLQPGADDYVDVCVESGSTKVTGDSFRSVVYVHLGDDPFKLVKDAMRVVRSHLGTFKLLDEKTPPPIVDKFGWCTWDAFYLTVQPHGVMEGVKGLVDGGCPPGLVLIDDGWQSISHDEDPIDSEGINRTAAGEQMPCRLLRYQENFKFRDYVSPNGGDSSDNKGMGAFIRDLKDEFKTVDQVYVWHALCGYWGGLRPNIPGLPEKTTVVKPKLSPGLELTMEDLAVDKIVNNGVGFVPPELVDQMYEGLHSHLEKVGIDGVKVDVIHLLEILCENYGGRVDLAKAYYKALTASVRKHFKGNGVIASMEHCNDFMLLGTEAIALGRVGDDFWCTDPSGDPNGTFWLQGCHMVHCAYNSLWMGNFIHPDWDMFQSTHPCAEFHAASRAISGGPIYVSDCVGKHNFPLLKRLSMPDGSILRCEYYALPTRDCLFADPLHDGKTMLKIWNLNKYTGVIGAFNCQGGGWCREARRNTCASQFSQKVTAKTNPNDIEWNSGKNPISIEGVQVFAMYLQEAKKLVLSKPYENIEISLEPFSFELITVSAVTLLPGGTSPSVQFAPIGLVNMLNTGGAIQSLSYDDDENSVEIGVKGSGEMRVFASEKPRACKIDGNEVAFEYEGHMVAIQVPWSSPSGLSVIEYLF; this is encoded by the exons ATGGCTCCAAGCATTAGCAAAGTTGCTTCTGGTGTCAGAACACTCGTTGATGGTAGCGATAACCAGTCAACGAATATCGATATCACCCTAGAGGATTCAAAACTCCATGCAAATGGACACGTGTTCCTCTCTGATGTCCCTGATAATGTCACTCTCACTCCCTCCACAGCCACCGCCACCGAAAAATCAGTATTCTCCAACGTCGGATCTTTCATCGGGTTCGACTCTTTCGAACCCAAAAGCCGCCACGTGGTTCCCATAGGGAAGCTGAAGAACATCCGGTTCATGAGCATATTCCGGTTCAAGGTCTGGTGGACCACCCACTGGGTCGGCTCAAACGGCCGAGACCTCGAGAACGAAACCCAACTCGTGATTCTTGATAATTCAACCGACACAGGAAGGCCTTACGTTCTCCTTCTCCCCATCGTCGAAGGCCCCTTTAGGGCTTCTCTCCAGCCCGGCGCCGATGACTACGTCGACGTCTGCGTCGAGAGCGGGTCCACGAAAGTCACCGGCGACTCCTTCCGGAGCGTTGTTTACGTCCACCTGGGTGACGATCCTTTCAAGCTTGTCAAGGATGCCATGAGAGTCGTTAGATCCCATCTCGGAACTTTCAAGCTCTTGGACGAAAAGACTCCGCCCCCTATTGTTGACAAGTTCGGCTGGTGCACGTGGGATGCATTTTATCTAACGGTGCAACCTCACGGCGTCATGGAAGGCGTTAAGGGCCTCGTCGACGGAGGCTGCCCTCCCGGCCTCGTTCTCATCGACGACGGGTGGCAGTCCATCAGCCACGATGAGGACCCGATCGACAGTGAAGGCATAAACCGTACGGCTGCTGGCGAGCAAATGCCATGCAGGCTCCTGAGGTATCAAGAGAATTTCAAGTTCAGAGATTATGTCAGCCCTAACGGCGGTGACAGCAGCGACAACAAAGGCATGGGTGCGTTCATTAGAGACTTGAAAGATGAGTTCAAGACCGTCGACCAAGTCTACGTCTGGCATGCACTGTGTGGATACTGGGGTGGGTTGCGGCCGAACATTCCCGGGCTGCCGGAGAAGACGACGGTGGTCAAGCCCAAACTGTCGCCGGGATTGGAGCTTACGATGGAGGATCTCGCCGTCGACAAAATTGTCAACAACGGCGTCGGATTCGTCCCACCGGAGCTTGTTGATCAAATGTACGAAGGGCTTCACTCACACCTGGAGAAAGTCGGTATTGATGGGGTCAAAGTCGACGTTATCCAT ttGCTGGAGATATTGTGTGAGAATTATGGAGGAAGGGTGGACTTGGCAAAAGCATATTACAAGGCATTAACAGCTTCTGTAAGGAAGCACTTCAAGGGCAATGGTGTAATTGCCAGCATGGAGCACTGCAACGATTTTATGTTACTTGGGACAGAGGCCATAGCTCTTGGTCGCGTTG GTGATGATTTTTGGTGCACTGACCCATCTGGTGATCCAAATGGTACATTTTGGCTCCAAGGTTGTCACATGGTGCATTGTGCATACAACAGCTTATGGATGGGCAACTTCATTCACCCAGATTGGGACATGTTCCAATCTACTCACCCTTGTGCCGAGTTCCATGCTGCTTCTAGGGCAATTTCCGGCGGTCCTATTTACGTTTCCGACTGTGTCGGAAAACACAACTTCCCGCTGCTCAAGCGCTTGTCGATGCCTGATGGGTCTATTCTCCGGTGCGAATACTACGCACTTCCGACTAGAGACTGCCTCTTTGCTGACCCTCTCCATGATGGCAAGACCATGCTCAAAATCTGGAACCTGAACAAG TACACTGGAGTTATTGGGGCATTTAACTGCCAAGGAGGAGGCTGGTGCAGGGAAGCCCGACGCAACACATGTGCCTCACAATTTTCACAAAAGGTGACAGCCAAGACCAACCCAAACGACATTGAATGGAACAGTGGCAAGAACCCAATTTCCATTGAAGGGGTTCAAGTCTTTGCCATGTACTTGCAAGAAGCCAAGAAGCTCGTTCTCTCCAAGCCATATGAAAACATTGAGATATCATTGGAGCCATTCAGTTTTGAGCTCATCACTGTGTCTGCTGTGACTCTGCTGCCTGGAGGAACATCGCCATCCGTGCAGTTTGCTCCCATTGGGCTGGTGAACATGCTCAACACCGGCGGCGCAATCCAGTCTTTGTCCTACGATGATGATGAGAATTCAGTGGAAATTGGAGTGAAGGGAAGTGGTGAAATGAGAGTCTTTGCTTCTGAGAAACCAAGAGCTTGCAAGATTGATGGAAACGAAGTTGCATTTGAGTATGAAGGCCACATGGTTGCTATTCAAGTGCCGTGGTCTAGCCCTTCTGGTTTATCTGTAATTGAGTACTTATTTTAG
- the LOC102626456 gene encoding glycosyltransferase BC10 isoform X2 gives MKRKVVYQQQQKFNYKWKRKVFAAILLGFCFGSLVLMQCQYTRIMSLRPRFVQKPKIAFLFIARNRLPLEMVWDKFFKAQESRFSIYVHSRPGFLFSKGTTRSIYFLDRQVNDSIQVDWGGASMIEAERILLRHALADPFNDRFVFLSDSFADTKEGRYNPKMAPVIPIHNWRKGSQWAVLTRKHAEIVVNDTTVFPMFQQHCKRKSLPEFWREHSFPADPSKEHNCIPDEHYVQTLLAQESLEGELTRRSLTYSSWDLSSSKDHERRGWHPATYKYADATPLLIQSIKEIDNIYYETEHRREWCSDKGKPSSCFLFARKFTRPAALRLLTMSVLGANSNEAIRESKHAK, from the exons ATGAAGCGCAAAGTGGTGTaccagcagcagcagaagTTTAACTATAAATGGAAGCGGAAAGTATTCGCGGCGATTTTGTTAGGATTCTGTTTCGGCAGTTTGGTGTTGATGCAGTGTCAGTACACGCGAATCATGTCTCTACGACCTCGTTTCGTTCAGAAGCCGAAAATCGCCTTCTTATTTATCGCGAGAAATCGGCTTCCTCTCGAAATGGTTTGGGATAAGTTCTTCAAGGCAC AGGAGAGTAGATTCTCAATATACGTTCATTCAAGGCCTGGATTTTTGTTCAGTAAGGGAACGACTAGGTcaatttactttttggatcGTCAAGTTAATGATAGCATACAG GTAGATTGGGGAGGAGCGAGCATGATTGAGGCAGAGCGCATACTGCTTAGACATGCACTTGCTGATCCTTTTAACGATCGGTTTGTTTTTCTATCAGACAG CTTTGCTGATACAAAGGAGGGCCGTTATAATCCGAAAATGGCTCCTGTTATTCCCATCCATAACTGGAGGAAGGGATCTCAG TGGGCTGTTCTGACCAGAAAGCATGCAGAGATTGTTGTGAACGACACCACCGTGTTTCCAATGTTTCAACAACATTGCAAG AGGAAATCATTGCCTGAGTTTTGGCGGGAACACTCATTT CCAGCTGATCCATCTAAGGAGCATAATTGTATACCAGATGAACACTATGTTCAGACTTTACTGGCT CAAGAAAGCCTTGAAGGAGAACTAACAAGGAGATCATTGACATATTCTTCATGGGATCTTTCATCTTCCAAAGACCATGAGCGCCGCGGATGGCATCCTGCTACGTACAAGTATGCTGATGCTACACCCCTGCTTATACAATCCATAAAG GAAATTGATAATATCTATTATGAGACTGAGCATCGAAGAGAATGGTGCAGTGACAAAGGGAAACCATCATCATGCTTCCTTTTTGCCAGAAAATTTACCAGGCCTGCTGCACTTCGCCTTCTGACCATG TCTGTGCTGGGAGCTAACAGCAATGAAGCAATACGGGAATCCAAACACGcaaagtaa
- the LOC102626456 gene encoding glycosyltransferase BC10 isoform X1 — MKRKVVYQQQQKFNYKWKRKVFAAILLGFCFGSLVLMQCQYTRIMSLRPRFVQKPKIAFLFIARNRLPLEMVWDKFFKAQESRFSIYVHSRPGFLFSKGTTRSIYFLDRQVNDSIQVDWGGASMIEAERILLRHALADPFNDRFVFLSDSCIPLYNFSYTYNYIMSTSTSFVDSFADTKEGRYNPKMAPVIPIHNWRKGSQWAVLTRKHAEIVVNDTTVFPMFQQHCKRKSLPEFWREHSFPADPSKEHNCIPDEHYVQTLLAQESLEGELTRRSLTYSSWDLSSSKDHERRGWHPATYKYADATPLLIQSIKEIDNIYYETEHRREWCSDKGKPSSCFLFARKFTRPAALRLLTMSVLGANSNEAIRESKHAK; from the exons ATGAAGCGCAAAGTGGTGTaccagcagcagcagaagTTTAACTATAAATGGAAGCGGAAAGTATTCGCGGCGATTTTGTTAGGATTCTGTTTCGGCAGTTTGGTGTTGATGCAGTGTCAGTACACGCGAATCATGTCTCTACGACCTCGTTTCGTTCAGAAGCCGAAAATCGCCTTCTTATTTATCGCGAGAAATCGGCTTCCTCTCGAAATGGTTTGGGATAAGTTCTTCAAGGCAC AGGAGAGTAGATTCTCAATATACGTTCATTCAAGGCCTGGATTTTTGTTCAGTAAGGGAACGACTAGGTcaatttactttttggatcGTCAAGTTAATGATAGCATACAG GTAGATTGGGGAGGAGCGAGCATGATTGAGGCAGAGCGCATACTGCTTAGACATGCACTTGCTGATCCTTTTAACGATCGGTTTGTTTTTCTATCAGACAG CTGCATACCTCTTTATAACTTCAGCTATACATATAACTATATCATGTCGACATCAACTAGTTTTGTTGACAG CTTTGCTGATACAAAGGAGGGCCGTTATAATCCGAAAATGGCTCCTGTTATTCCCATCCATAACTGGAGGAAGGGATCTCAG TGGGCTGTTCTGACCAGAAAGCATGCAGAGATTGTTGTGAACGACACCACCGTGTTTCCAATGTTTCAACAACATTGCAAG AGGAAATCATTGCCTGAGTTTTGGCGGGAACACTCATTT CCAGCTGATCCATCTAAGGAGCATAATTGTATACCAGATGAACACTATGTTCAGACTTTACTGGCT CAAGAAAGCCTTGAAGGAGAACTAACAAGGAGATCATTGACATATTCTTCATGGGATCTTTCATCTTCCAAAGACCATGAGCGCCGCGGATGGCATCCTGCTACGTACAAGTATGCTGATGCTACACCCCTGCTTATACAATCCATAAAG GAAATTGATAATATCTATTATGAGACTGAGCATCGAAGAGAATGGTGCAGTGACAAAGGGAAACCATCATCATGCTTCCTTTTTGCCAGAAAATTTACCAGGCCTGCTGCACTTCGCCTTCTGACCATG TCTGTGCTGGGAGCTAACAGCAATGAAGCAATACGGGAATCCAAACACGcaaagtaa